The segment CAGCCCCGCCGTGTCCGGGGCTGACCCGCGTGGGGCAGAGCCCCTGCCCCGCGCCTCGGCTCTGCCCCGCACCGCTCCCGAGCGGCACACGCTGCGGCGGGGCCAGGGCGCTGTGGGTGCCCCTCGCTGCCCCCGTCCCTGCCTGGCCGCGCTGGGGGCCGAgggcgggcgggagcggggcaggaCCCTGCCGGCCCCACaccgccccggggccggggggggggggggggggggggctgccccaggaCCCCCTGCACGCCCGGTGCAACGCGCGGGGCTTCACCGAGCCGAGGCAGAGCCGCGGGGCTTGGCTGGAGTCCGGCACCGCCAGCCCGGCCTGGGCCTGGGGACGGCCAGGCCTGGGCCTGCCAGCCGGGCGATGGGCACGGCCGGGATGGGCCCTGGAGCTGCCCGCCCGCggccctgctccctgctccctgctccctgctccctgctcccgGCTCCCTGCTCCCGGCTCCCGGCTCCGGGGCGGCTCCGCAGCAGGCCGAGCGCAGCGTCCCAGGGGAGCGGGACGAACCCCGGTCCCGCGCCCCGCTCAGCACCGGGACGGGGCTGCCATTGGCTCCGGCGGAGAGCGCTGACCGCCAGCCGCCTCCAAACTATTTCCTGTTGCTGCGACGTTAATGCTAAACAgacctttctctctcttccctctctccagtCAAAGTGCAGCGGGCTCCTGCCATCGCTCCCCGTCCCGCCTGCCCCCCGGTGAGTACCAGCCACGCTGGCCCTCGGGCACCAGCAACGGGGCTCATGGCTGCAGGGGACCGCGGGGTGGACGGGGCGTCCCGAGGGACCCCGACACCCTCCCTGCTTCTGCCCAGCCCCAATGGCCACGGCGGGGTGTCGCGGCTCTTACCCCGTTCGAGGTGCTCCAGTGTTGCGCCCGGGGTGGCGGGGTTTGGGGGCACGGGGCTCGGTGCTTGGGGACGCGAAGCGCAGGGCTCGGGGCGCGGCGGTTGAGGATGCAGGGCTGAGTGCCTGGGGACTCGGGGCTGAGTGCCTGGGGGCTCGGGGCTGGGTGCTTGGGGACGCAGGGCTCGGGGATGCAGGGCTGAGCGCTTCTGGGGCTGTGCCCGCAGGAGCACCCCTATCCCAGGGTGACCCCACTCTGGTGCCCCCGGGGGGTCCAGGGCAGCCCCGGTCTGGCAGTGGGGACTCAGCACTCTCCTGCCCAGCACGTAGCACCCACCGGggcccagctccctctgcctgtccctgctgtccccGGGCTCACTCGCACCCTGTGCCTGCCACAGCCCAAGGCCGTGGGCGCCCAGCtctgggtgctgagcacctcGATGGCCCTGGAGCCAGCCCGGCGGTGCCCTCACCAGCAGCCCTGCCGCCAGCGGGGCtctgcccctccagccccaccgTGGGACTGTGCAGCTCCCAGCCGGCCTTGCAGGGGCTGGCAGTGGGGCTGCTCCCTGGGGAGGGCACTGGGACCCCCCCTGGAGACGCCACTGCCCGTGTTTCAGGGTGTCCCACTGAGACgggctgcccagccccgggATGTGCGGCAGCCCCGCAGCACTGGACTGTCCGGGGATGGTTCTGCTGATGTGtcacattttctgcatttctttcctcattcCTCCCTCCCTGGAGCCGTTTCTGGGAAATGAGCTCGTCCCTCACCAGGGCCAAGCGCTGCATCACCTCCACCCTGCGCGCTGCCCAGCCCTGAACCCAGCCCCGCGCCTTGGGGGCCTCGGCACCCCACAGCTGAGGGGGACTCGGCCccacagcagcattttggggCAGCGAGGGGCCgtggggacaggcagccagGGCCGATGCTCAGCTGCTTGGAGCCACATGGGtccctgggcaggaggaggtgggtgcttgcccctgcaccccagcaggGGCTCAGAcaccccgtcccctccccaACTCCCAGGACAGGTTCCTGTGGGACCTGTGGCTGGCCCCGCTGGGAGGGCACGGCAGCATTTCCTGGGCCAGCACCTGGCCCTCATTCATCCTGCTCCAGGGCtgtggtgggagctggggggggcgTGGGGATCAGCCCCGGCTCAGCGAtgttccctgctgcctggcGGCCTTTGCCCCACGGGCCAGTCCTTGCCCCTGCGCCGCAGGGCCCCGCGGCTGGAtctgggctgggagcagcacgGGGACACGCTGTCCCAGAGGGGCTGTGTGGGGAGTGCACGTGTGCCTGCACGTGTGCACAGGCAGCGCCAGCTCCCACGTACCCCATGGCCCTGCCGGCGTGGGCAGGcttgcagggctgtgctgggacccTGGCCCCGCTCGGCACCGagcccagccccacggcccGGCCCCATGTCctgtgcctggggctggggctgaggcgCGGGATGGAAAGCCTGGCCCAGTGCCGCAGAGCCGCTTGACGCGGTGTCTTGGAGGAGCCGTATCCGTCCTAGTCCCACAGGAAGAATGGAGGGGCGGCGGGTGCAGGACAGCTCCGGTTTGGGACCTGGTGGGGCTCAGCCCCGTCTGGAGCAGCCCAGACCGGGTACAAGTCCTTGCACCAGCTCGGGGCATGGTCGCACACAGGAATGGCCCGAGAGGGGACGGGGACTCCGGGGGGGgctccagcccccagccccgcctTGCTCAGCCCCCGTGTCCCACAGATGCCGAGCACGTGCTGTCCCCAGAGACACTGAGTGTGACCGGGCGCAGGATGGAGAGCCGCAGGcgggacatggagctgctgagCAACAGCATGGCCGCATATGCGCACATCCGAGGTGAGCCTGCTCAGAACTGGTGGGGACACGTCCCAAGGGGACCCCAAGGCCACCACGGgccctgcagcaggcacagacCAGTCCTTcatcccctctgctctccccacagCCAACCCCGAGAGCTTTGGGCTCTACTTCGTGCTGGGCGTCTGCTTCGGGCTGGTGATGACCCTGTGCCTGCTGGTGCTGCGCCTCTCCTGCCGGCCCGCCGCACGCCCCCCACCTTGCCCAAGGGACCTCAgcgaggacgaggaggaggaggacgatGAGGAGGACGAGGAAGAGGACACTGTTGACCATGCGGCATCTGAGTCGCTGCTGCCAATGACCGAGATCCCGCTGGAGAGCCATGGCCCTGGGGACGGAGCGCTGGCCATCAATGTCTTCGCCTcggcagaggagctggagcgGGCGCAGCGGCTGGAGGAGCGCGAGCGCATCATCCGTGAGATCTGGCGCAATGGGCAGCCCGACATCCTGGGCACCGGTACCGGCACCCTGGGCCGTGTCCACTACTACTGAGCCCCGGCACAGGCGCAGCTGCCCCGGCACTGTGCCACGCTCCCCCGGTCGCTCAGCTGACAACGTGTCACCCCCAGGAGCTGCCTAGGACCCGGTGTGGGGCCAGGAGATGAGAGgatggaggggggagggggctgctcGCTGCccctgggctggaggagctgccctggagcatctctgcacCACTGCCAGCCGACCCCGGTGCCACAGGCACCCCCGGGGCCAGACTCACCCCGGCCGTTGTGGGACACAGTGCACTTTGAGCCATTGGTACGACTGCTGGCACCAGCCCCAGGACCCTCCAGGGACGAGGACAAGGCAGACCTTGCCCAGCTCGGCCGTGGGCACTGGCCCCAGAGACTTGGCACCGGAGGGAGACCCCCCCCCTCCGTGGGTCACGGTCGGGCCATACGTCGGTGTAAGCTGTGGGGTCCTGCCCCAGAAACATGGTGCTGTTAGAGACTACCTGGAGCCCAgtgtggcggggggggggggtgtcctgcaTGCCGGGGTGGCCATGGCTGCAGCAGCCAAGTGAGCTGCAAAGTAGCGCTGGGGGGGGTTGGTGTCTGGCCATGGCCGCCTCTCCGGGCCaatttcccccacccccaccccccccgccccactaAAATTAGCCGGGGCCCTTTCCGGCACCGCCTGGCCCTGACCCAGCGCCCTCCCGGCGGATGTTTCCCCGCTGGGCTCTCGGGGTGGTGGGTGCTCCCTGGGGACGGGGGCTGCTCCCCGCAGCGCTGGGCTGCATCCTGCCTGCGCTCCTGGCACCCACCCGGCATCGCGGGGTGTGGGGGGCCcctcgccccctccccagccccctccccggcagcaTTATAAAAATAGCTCCTTCCCAGGCCGGTCCCCTGCGCCGCCAGCGCCAGCAGGATCCAGATGTTTTCCAGATGTTCTCCCAGCCCCATGCCTGTGGCTGGAGGCCAGGATGCgccggggctggagctgggaaaTGGTgcgggggctggaggaggaggaggaggaggaggtggtgctgtcccagcactgctgcaggcCCCAGCACGACACCCCAGCTCGGGAtgaggtgtggggggggtggggggcacttGGCCCCCCAGGACTGGCTAGTggagcctgcagccctgccctgaCGGCCAGCACATCCGCTCCTGGGGCTGAGCGCTGCAGGCTCTtgccctgggctctgcagtGAGCCAAccctggtgagacccccccccccccgtgccatGATGGGCTTCCCCCTGTGCCATGATGGGACCCCCCTGTGCCCCGGTGGGTCCCCCTGTGCCGCAGTAGGACCAGCCCAGCCAAGCCCAACCCTGCAGGGATGTGTCAGCCCACAGCAGAGCCCGGGgctctcccctctgcagcacccacagcccagcagcactCCGTACCcgaaacagtttattttaaacaatatctATATGTTGCACAGCTTTGGGGGCCGCACCACAGCGCAGGGAGCAGTGCCTGGGTGCAGGGTGGGCATTCGTGCTCGTATTGGCGCACACCCGGGATGGAGttgggggcagcggggccgggccgggggggcacTGGGCACGGCACCGGCACCACGCCAGCAGCACCGCGTGCCACCCACCTGCCCCACGTCCCCAGGGCCGCACTGCCGCCACAGCCACAGCCCCCATGGCACTAGCATGGCAGCACCTTCTTCACCCGCTCAATCTCCGCCTGCAGGGAGAGGCCGTGAGGGTtggggggcagcggggaccCTGGCACAGGGGCAGCCCCTTGCCCGGGACTCACCTGCAGCGCCTGGCGCTTGGCACGCTCCTGGCATATCTCCAGCCGCATGTCCTCCAGGTCCCGCCTGCAACGTGCCGGGGACG is part of the Balearica regulorum gibbericeps isolate bBalReg1 chromosome 22, bBalReg1.pri, whole genome shotgun sequence genome and harbors:
- the EVA1B gene encoding protein eva-1 homolog B isoform X1, yielding MVAHRNGPRGDGDSGGGSSPQPRLAQPPCPTDAEHVLSPETLSVTGRRMESRRRDMELLSNSMAAYAHIRANPESFGLYFVLGVCFGLVMTLCLLVLRLSCRPAARPPPCPRDLSEDEEEEDDEEDEEEDTVDHAASESLLPMTEIPLESHGPGDGALAINVFASAEELERAQRLEERERIIREIWRNGQPDILGTGTGTLGRVHYY
- the EVA1B gene encoding protein eva-1 homolog B isoform X3, with the translated sequence MLNRPFSLFPLSSQSAAGSCHRSPSRLPPDAEHVLSPETLSVTGRRMESRRRDMELLSNSMAAYAHIRANPESFGLYFVLGVCFGLVMTLCLLVLRLSCRPAARPPPCPRDLSEDEEEEDDEEDEEEDTVDHAASESLLPMTEIPLESHGPGDGALAINVFASAEELERAQRLEERERIIREIWRNGQPDILGTGTGTLGRVHYY
- the EVA1B gene encoding protein eva-1 homolog B isoform X2 gives rise to the protein MESRRRDMELLSNSMAAYAHIRANPESFGLYFVLGVCFGLVMTLCLLVLRLSCRPAARPPPCPRDLSEDEEEEDDEEDEEEDTVDHAASESLLPMTEIPLESHGPGDGALAINVFASAEELERAQRLEERERIIREIWRNGQPDILGTGTGTLGRVHYY
- the EVA1B gene encoding protein eva-1 homolog B isoform X4; amino-acid sequence: MLNRPFSLFPLSSQSAAALPPPPCPTDAEHVLSPETLSVTGRRMESRRRDMELLSNSMAAYAHIRANPESFGLYFVLGVCFGLVMTLCLLVLRLSCRPAARPPPCPRDLSEDEEEEDDEEDEEEDTVDHAASESLLPMTEIPLESHGPGDGALAINVFASAEELERAQRLEERERIIREIWRNGQPDILGTGTGTLGRVHYY